CATAGAAATCGTTTTGAGTGAATAATAGGGTATCTAATATTTTATTGTacttttcaaatgaaatttaaCACAGTTaaagattatatttttgaacacaatgtaacaaaataatttacaacCATCTTATTTTTGCAAACTTTAAAAGTCCTAAAATTTCAATATATCTCATCACTTGTTATGGCAAGCCCAATATTGAGGTTCGCTTTGAGGTCACCAAACACTCATAATCAAACTAGGCATGAAACAAGAAACTACAGTTGAGAGTAAAGGAGATAATATTACAACACTGACATCTAAAACTTAATGCTGCACAAACCCAAGAATAAAAGTActgctcattttctttttctttctcctctCTCCCTCCTCTTTCAAAAACTAATTTTCTTTGTCAATATTGGGGCTATCTTAAACCAAAATGGTTGATGGTCAGCCCCTTAATTCCTTCATTCTATCGGTATTTTTATGTTTGGAATAAAACTTCATCCTCTTTCTATTGGAGAGTTTTTATACCCACTTATTGggttatttttctctttattcaatttttatacCTCTACATGTGAGTGTAGGGTCCTAATCTTAATATTATCGTAAAAGTTGATTGTTTATGAAGACTTTTTCGGTGTCAAGGAAAATGTCAATCTCGCATCTACAATAAATTGTGTCATCAAAAGACCTCCTCGATGAAAGTTGCATCAAAAAACAATGTGAACAGGATATACAAAGACGACAACTGTCATCTACAACAATTGTGGTTTTATTAATTGTTATAATTTGATATCAATTATAATGCACTTGAGTTTGGTTAATTTTGAGGTAGATGTCGTATGACTCTTTAACCtgtgaattaattttaatttcaaaaaaagctTGCTGATGCACTAAACCACAATGCCCTATGTGCCAGAATACTCCCACCACCTCCAGTAAGCCAAAAAAAACTGCCACTACAACCTCTTCTATTTCCCAAGCTCCCCTGCTCCCCATCCCCATAAAAGCATATCCTCTTTCTAACTACCTTCTAAGCCATCACTAGACAGATCATGTATCAACAGCAGCCACATATGACATACGAAGAAAATGGAACATACAAATGAGACACATAAATGATTGAGCAGAGCAGGGTCAGAAGAGCCAAGACCAACAGACTTGTGAATGAATTGAGCAGTTAAGCCTATAATCCTACTTCCTACAATTTCTATGGtatctttgtttatttttgtgGGCAAATGAAGGAAATGGAACACATAAATGAAACTAGAAAATAAAAAGGTGAAAACACAATAAAtacaattttgaaaaaaaataagtatgaagtggacaataaaaaaaatctaagttCAATGACATCTAAATATAGCAAAAGTTTATGGGGGCTCAACGTGATTACAGATGTTTAACTTGTCGTTTGAATAACCAACGATCTAGGAGTAAGGGTCTAAAAatcaaagtgccaaaaacactctTCTTATGTTATTAACAGTGTgcaaatttcaaattaaaaatgtgACCACCCTAAAATTTTAGGAGCCCAAGGTAACAAAGGTTGCAATCAACAAAGACGCCATATTTTAAATTCGTTAATTTTGAGGCGTGACGAAAAaaggaggagagagagagagagagaagagagaggGGAAACTAATGTTGTATTTCTCACATGAATCACCCATGAACGTCAAACTATAATTGGAGTCGCAAATGAAAAGAAAGAACTAAGCTTTCCGAAAATAAAGTAGGTGCCAACAAGGCTTTCTAATATTCGTGGATTTGTATAAAGTATGAGGCTTCAAGatcataaaaactaaatattctcACCAACATCCACAAAACTTGAAACTATGGCGGCTATATAGACCAGCATGCAAAGTCAAAGGATCACAGCcaatgtttattaattttaaaagtacTCCATGCTTCCAACAAGTAATATAGATGTATAACATCACTAGAAAACATTAATCagcaaacaataaacaataatcctCTAGATTTTTAACGTCTACAGTTTACAGGGTTTCAAGTTTATCTAAATGTAATTGAATACTCATGCAGCAAGCCACATATATCACGGTGAGTGGCAACATTGAAATATATACAGTCCCTCGTTCTCATCACAATGAGAAAAGATATTACAAAACACCTATTGAAAGAGAAGGGGGAATGGCATTTAAGTGACATGTCTCTGCCTGCATCTATAATATAGGTAATCCAGGAACAAGAGAgcacaaagaaaaacaattaacacATAGGCATGCGGCTCTAGTACGTAAGCAAAACATTCACAGAAAACTGCTACACACGAGTCATAAATTCCAGCCAATGAATTCCAAAGTGTAAATGAAGAAATAGAATGATAGATGCATAAAGTTTGGTAACTCACTTGGACCAACATTTAGCTGTGGATGGATCAAGAGCATCGGCTGCAACCCTGTTAGGACTCCCAAATATAATTGGCTTCTCTAAAGTTTCTTCCGGGGGACTAATTGGACGATGACTCTCACTGCTACACAGAGGTGGAAAAAAGGCCTTGTGCATCCATTGATCTTGATCATTAGGACTTGGAACAGAGACACCAAAGGGATTACAACTTTGAGCATTCCCCATGAATAGATGCTGAGGAGAATGTGTTCCAGAAGCACTATATCCTTCTTTTGTAAACAAAGAAGCCATAGTCTTCTGTGGAGATTGATGCATCATATCATCATTTTTCAGTCTGCTTCGCTCTAGTGATGTAATCCAGCTGGCAGAATTTCCCACTAAACTCAAACCATCAGGACCAAGAGGTGAAGAATTCCACATATGCCATGTTCCTTTATCATTTACATCATTCAGCTCAGGAGCTGGAAAGTTGTTCGTATCGAGGGCCCTAGGACTACTAGAGAAATGGCTAGGGTTAATCGGCTTTTCATCACCAACTCTGAGTCTTGACAAGGGAGATTCAATTGGAGAAGGTCTGGTGATTTCCAAAGGACTTGAAACATTAATTAAAGGACTAGATTTTTCAAAATCATCCTTTACAAAGCTATTGCCTCGGTCCAGCTGAAAATTATCAAGTGATTCTGAAACTGGACCAAGAAGTGAAACAGGATCAGGTTCATAACACGGGTCCTCAAACAACTCTGGCTCTTCAGGTAATAAATCATGAGGTTTGTTCAAACCACCAGAAAAAAAGGGGTCTTTTGCCCCTGGTAGGCTAGAGTTATTAGTCAGAAGCCCACTTGAAAAGGAAGGCAGCATAAAGGGAGAAGGCAAATTAATTGGGTTATCGTAAAACGACGCAGAAGATATTGAGCCCAGATGTTGAGTACTTTGACCTTCTGGTTGGGATTTTGCACTTGGTCTACTAGTTACATTAGGATGTGAAGGAGTTTGTGTAAATAATTGTTGCCACGACTTTGGTTGTGTCTTACGCTGCGCATCTGAAGAGACCTGGTGCCAAGAAGCTTAATTCAGTCAACATGATTAAATTATGTAAGGATAACATTATTAATGGAACAGTATCCCTTCCCACCCAAGAGACAGAACAAAGAACAAAACTTGTCAGAGCTCAGAAAGACAGATGTCTTACAGGGTGAGGATTGCTCTTATCATCAGCATGTATAACAGTTCTCCCAGGATGACGCTCTGATGGGAGAATATCACGCTTGCTGTTTGAAACTAGAGAAGGTTCAACCGAACTATTAGACTTGATTTCTTTTGAAGCAGAACCAGCAGATGGGGCAGCTTTGCCAAAAAAACCACTGCCAGTAAATGCCTTAGAAGAAGACAAAAAAGTGCCTCTCATACGGTCTAAATATCTAGAACCAACATTCCCTCGACTAAAACTGTTTGTAAAACTACTCTTTGCATTATAACCTGTTTCACTGGTCTGGCCCTTCACAGAGTCTACTCCAGACTTTGGTGACTCACGTCGATCAGTCTCATTCTTTCTATCGCTCTCCCGTTTCCAGTCATTTTCCTTCCCGGCTTTCTTGTCCAACTCGTCAACATCAGAGTTGCTCTTACTAGATCCTTTGTCTTTTTCCTTTCGCCTCTCTTGCCTCCTTTTCTCAGCTTCCCTCTTATTGTCTTTCTCCCTCAATGAAGAGGTTCCTTTTGCACGATTCTCAGCCTCTATCTTTTCATCCCGCAACCTCCTGCGCTCCTCAACCAATCTCGCTACCTCCTCCCTTTGCTTTCTTTCTTCCTCCTCCAACAGTTCTTTCTCTAATCTCGCTTGCCGCTTCTCTTCAGCTTTTCGCCGAGCCTTCTCCCCTCTGCTCTCAGGACCTGCACTGCCATTTTCCTTCTTAGACATCATTCCCATATGATCAGAATCTGATAAAGAATCCTCCGACGAACTAATTCTAAAGAGTTTTCTCATAAGCCACCTTATACTCAGCAAAAATGATGTCAACAGTTTGCAAGTGAAAAAATAACCACCAGAATAAGACTTCTCAGCCAAGCAAGGTTCATTTCTTCCAAAAAATCCAGCATTATTCCTCCGTGGAGGAAAAGAAGACCTAACAGGAAATGACCTATTAACAACCCAACTCCCATTCTCCATCCATTCTTGATTGCAAAGGGACACATTGTCTGACCACGGCTTCCCATTCAAAATCTTCCCTCCCTTTCCAAACAAATCCTTAATAATTCCAGAATTTGAAATCCCAGGAGGAACAGGCAAATCTAAAACAGGTCTCTTTGATATATGTCCACAATAAGAGCACATAAACTTCCCCCCACCAGGATTTTGATCTCTGTAAGGTGTCAAACAATTCCTACACTTCCTAGTGGCAGTTTTCTTCAACTTCTGCAATTCCAACGCCTCATTCCTCTTTCTCTCCCTCAACCGAGCATTTCTTCGCACTCGCCAAGCAGACAATTGCGGCATCAATACCTCATACCAGAACAAAGTAACCAACAACACAAACACACAAGCCAACCTCGGTGACGTGATCTCAAACCTAAATGCAGGCGGTAACAGCTGAGATAAAGCCCATAACCCAATAAGCGGAATGACTAACCAAGGCAGCATAGTAGCAACCCTTCGCGACCACTTCTGAATCACACAGAACATACACATTATCCCCCCTTAACCTATTTCTATCAATTTCTTCCCCGTATTTGAAAACCCTAATTTCCCAATTCCTCAAAAGTAAATTCCAATTCCACCACAAATTTCACAATATCCAACTTTTAAACCAATcacaactcaataaaatatcatataatCAATTCAAAACTCAATCATACCCAATTCCATTCCCAAACTTTTTTGCCCCCAATTTGAATCTATTAATCGCAATATATTAGGGTTTCTTTTCGTTTCTTTCTCAATCGAGCTGGTATTCATAAAAAcgcaagaaaaaatatattcaattccaagcattaaaatacaaaaacaaattaattccAAATAAAAAAGGTTAAATACAAATACAATGGAAAGAAAAAAAGGAGAGAGAAACTCACAGCAGATATAAACGTTATTGGATTGATTAACATGGGAGAAATGGTAAAACAATGGCAGCAAGCGAGTTGAAGGTGAGTCGACTCCGAAGAGCTGCGGCGATTGCTCgagttttatattttgttcGTTTTTCTTCTTCCGTCTGCGTTTTTCGCGAAAATGGGGGTGAGAGACAAAGTATAAACCAAAAAGATAAGACGGGTGGTGAaggaagtgtttttttttttctttattttttaattaataaaaaataaaaaatatgaataaattaagtTATTACTCCTATTAAAGGGAATATTAGGAAATCAATTATAGTAAGCAAGCTCTCGTGTGTGTGTGGAGTTTGTGAGCCTTTAAACTACCACCGTAAAAATACATTTATTTCAATtgcttttatttaaaatttaaaagaatataaaaacgtaaaataatataaatttagatGTAAGATAACACAAAAATGGTCCATAACATAATAAAGAGAGGAATTGTTTTTTAGAGAActtcattaatgatcaattatcagCTCGTGTAGGTATTTGGTATCCTAAGAGCAATGATAAGGGAAGATGGATCATATTATTTAAGTAATAAAGCAATTTTACATTTAATGTTATAACTATCATGCAATATCACATTTGCGATTATTTCTTAGACTTGCATGTTCTAGGTAGTCAAGCTCTTTCAAGGCAAGCTTGTTATAAATCATGCCATTTACTTTGATTCTCTATAAATACGAGGGATATTGCTACTCAATCAATAGCTTATACAGAGATCTTATGAATAAGATTGAATAGGAACCAGataattaaaaacttttaaaccAAAATCACCATGGTCTGCTAGCTGTGATTCATCTCACATATTTGAGCGCTTCATTCTTTGAGATAAATAGGCGTATACGGTAACATCAATGTTTATATAAATTCTTATGAAGttaaaattataacaattatcaaaaaaaagatAACAAGTTTT
The sequence above is drawn from the Amaranthus tricolor cultivar Red isolate AtriRed21 chromosome 5, ASM2621246v1, whole genome shotgun sequence genome and encodes:
- the LOC130814191 gene encoding uncharacterized protein LOC130814191, with product MCMFCVIQKWSRRVATMLPWLVIPLIGLWALSQLLPPAFRFEITSPRLACVFVLLVTLFWYEVLMPQLSAWRVRRNARLRERKRNEALELQKLKKTATRKCRNCLTPYRDQNPGGGKFMCSYCGHISKRPVLDLPVPPGISNSGIIKDLFGKGGKILNGKPWSDNVSLCNQEWMENGSWVVNRSFPVRSSFPPRRNNAGFFGRNEPCLAEKSYSGGYFFTCKLLTSFLLSIRWLMRKLFRISSSEDSLSDSDHMGMMSKKENGSAGPESRGEKARRKAEEKRQARLEKELLEEEERKQREEVARLVEERRRLRDEKIEAENRAKGTSSLREKDNKREAEKRRQERRKEKDKGSSKSNSDVDELDKKAGKENDWKRESDRKNETDRRESPKSGVDSVKGQTSETGYNAKSSFTNSFSRGNVGSRYLDRMRGTFLSSSKAFTGSGFFGKAAPSAGSASKEIKSNSSVEPSLVSNSKRDILPSERHPGRTVIHADDKSNPHPVSSDAQRKTQPKSWQQLFTQTPSHPNVTSRPSAKSQPEGQSTQHLGSISSASFYDNPINLPSPFMLPSFSSGLLTNNSSLPGAKDPFFSGGLNKPHDLLPEEPELFEDPCYEPDPVSLLGPVSESLDNFQLDRGNSFVKDDFEKSSPLINVSSPLEITRPSPIESPLSRLRVGDEKPINPSHFSSSPRALDTNNFPAPELNDVNDKGTWHMWNSSPLGPDGLSLVGNSASWITSLERSRLKNDDMMHQSPQKTMASLFTKEGYSASGTHSPQHLFMGNAQSCNPFGVSVPSPNDQDQWMHKAFFPPLCSSESHRPISPPEETLEKPIIFGSPNRVAADALDPSTAKCWSNTEWSVPGSDSNEWSLPCTGEGVRNPSVVRPPIGGLYSHPDVQSLWSFE